ATCGTTGTAACAGCCATAATAATGTAATCCGCATCTTTTAAGTTTCTTATCACATAGTCACCTTTAAATACACTTCCATCAGGCAATATGACTTCTTTTTTGTTGTCATCATACTTTATATTAAATTCTTCATAGCAGATTTTGGGTTCTATCAGTTTATAAGATTCCTCAATGGATTCTTCTACTTCAGAAATAATATCTTCAGGAACATCCCCATCTTTGTATCCAAGATATTTTAATACTAAATCTTTATCTATCTTTATTGGATATGATTTGATTTTCATTTCGCGCCTCCAGTGTCAATGTAATTTCGGCTTGATACTATTTATTATAATATTGTTGATTGAATTTGTGTCGTGAACCATGTCCCTTTGTCACATCCTATAGGTTACAATATCTCTTACATGAGCATTTTGTAATGCTTCTATGACTGTCTTCATCTGTAGCATCGTTAAATTACTGCTCAAAAATCACCATTCTATTTATGTGATATATTATTATGAATTAAATTATAATTTATAAATGTTTGTTTTTCAACGTTATCAAATCAAAGAATTATTTTGTGATGTTTTATTTTCTTAAAGTTTTTGAGCAATCTTGGAAATCTTTATTGATTATTTCACTGAAAAGTGCTATTATTTTTATAAAAGTAGCACTTTGGTAATTAAGGAGGTAATCAAACTGGAGGAAATTACTCGTTTTGGAGTTTCGATGGAGGCAAACCTTCTTACACAATTTGACAAGCTAATTGAGAGAAAAAATTATAAAAACAGATCTGAGGCCATAAGGGACTTGATACGAGATTACATAGTAGAAAACCAATGGGAATCCGGCAATGTCGAAACTGTCGGTACAATTACATATGTGTATAGTCACGAAGTAAGGGAAATAAGCGATAAACTCATTGATATTCAGCACGGGCACCATAAAAATATTATCTCAAGCATGCATGTACATCTTGATGAGCACAACTGCCTCGAAGTAATGGTTGTTATAGGTACTCCCAACGATATATCAAAAATTGCGGATGAAATCATAAGTACAAAAGGCGTAAAGCACGGCAAGCTGACAATGACAACTACAGGAAAAAATTTATAAGGAGGAAAATATTTATGCACATTCCAGAAGGATATCTTAGCCCCGAGACATGTGCCGTCATGGGAGCGGCAATGGTACCAATTCTCGCAACTGCTACAAAAAAGGTCAATAAAACATTTGATAAGAAAGATATTCCGACTATGGCAATAGGTTCTGCATTTGCATTTACTGTAATGATGTTCAATGTGCCAATACCAGGTGGTACAACAGCACACGCAATAGGTGCAACACTTCTTGCTATTACATTAGGTCCATGGGGGGCAAGCATTTCACTTACAATTGCACTTTTGATACAGGCATTATTTTTTGGTGATGGAGGAATTTTAGCACTTGGTGCAAATAGCTTTAATATGGCATTTTTAGCCCCATTTGTAGGATATGGAATTTATAAGCTTTTGCTCAGGCTTAAAGCTAACAAGGTTATATCCTCTGCCATAGGAGCTTATGCCGGAATTAATGCAGCAGCACTTGCAACAGCAATAGAGCTGGGCATACAGCCTATACTATTTTACGCATCAAATGAGCGACCACTTTATTTTCCATATGGATTAAGCCAATCGATACCGGCAATAATGTTTGCACATATAACAATAGCTGGGCTCGTTGAGGCAGGTTTAACTGGATTTGTTGTATTTTATCTTATGAAAATCGGTGAAGGTAGCTTATTATATAGGCTTTCATATAGGTTAAGAGGTGATGTTAAATGAAAAAGCTATATATAGCGGCAGCAATAATAATACTGCTGACACCTATAGGGCTTATTGCTCCAGGTACTGCATGGGGTGAATGGGGACTTGATGAAATAAGAAATATGGTAGGATATATCCCAGAGGGTATGGGCCGTTTTTCAGAAGTTATCAAGGCAATTCTTCCAGATTACAGCATACCAGGCTTCAGCAATAACTTTTTGCAGTCTGCTGTGGGATATATTTTTTCAGCAGTCGTCGGCATCGGGACTATATTAATAATATTTTTTATACTCAGTAAAATAATGGGAAAAACTGAGGGAAAAAATGAGTAATTTTATAGAAAAAACGGTTTTAAGTATACAGAATACTTTTGAAGATATGTTTTTATCAGATACAATTGCAGATAAAAAGGGTGTAATGCAAACACTTGACCCAAGAATAAAGCTTATAACAACTATAGCTTTTATTATAATTGTAAACTTTGGTAAATCTATATCTTTTATGGCGGTAATGCTTGTCTACTCTCTTTTATTAGCTATATTATCAAGAATTCCCTTAAAAATGTATCTTTTTAGAGTATCGACAATATCCATAATATTCTCAGGTATTGTTTTGATACCATCCCTTTTCAATATTGTAAAGCCTGGTGAACCGCTTTTATTTTTGACCCGAAATATATACATAACAAGAGATGGCATATATAGCGCTATAATTTTCATAATGCGGTCTTTTATTTCATTATCTTTTGTATACATATTGATACTGTCTACAAAATGGGTAGAAATACTGAAAGCTCTGAGAGTATTTAGATTTCCAAAAATCTTTACTGCAACACTTGATATAGCTTTAAGGTATATCACTTTACTTTTGGAAATTTCATCAAATATGTTTTTAGCGAGAAAAAGCAGGAATATTGGAAAAAGTAACAGCAGTAACGGCAGGAAATTTGTCGCATCGTCAGTAGGCAATCTCTTAATAAGGTCTGAATCCTTAAGCAATGATGTATACAATGCGATGACTTCTCGTGGTTACATTGGTGAATACATAACTATAAATAAATTTAAAATAGGGCCATTTGATTATCTTTGGATAATTTTCAACATAGCATTTGTAATTTTAGCGTCACTTTTAAAAGGAGGCATACATTGGATATAGTATTTGAATTAAAAAACATCTATTATTCATATATAAAATCAATTCCCGCACTTGTAGATATAAATTTTGCTGTAAATAAGGGTGAAAAACTTTTTATCCTAGGTGCAAACGGCTCTGGTAAATCAACACTTCTTAAGTTTATGGACAATTTATTATCACCAGACAGTGGTGAAATTTTGGCATTTGGTAAATCAATTTTGGATATGAAAAACTATAATGAATATGAATTCAGAAGAAGAGTAGGTTTTGTATTCCAGGATTCTGATGTACAGCTATTTAATACTAATGTATTTGATGAAGTTGCTTTTGCACCACTACAGATGGGTTTAAAACCAAACGATGTGCAAAAATTAGTCAATGATACATTAAATTCATTCGGTTTAACAAAATTAAAAGATAGACCTCCACACAGATTGAGCGGCGGCGAAAAGAAAAAAGTCGCACTTGCATCTGTCATTGTCATGAATCCCGATGTTTTGCTTCTCGACGAACCTACAAACGGACTTGACCCAAGGTCAAGAAAGTGGCTTTTAAATAAACTAATTGAGCTTAATATGAGTAGTACAACATTGGTCATCGCAACACATGACTTAGATTTAGCAAGAAGCCTTGCAGATAGGGTAATAATAATGAATGAATCACACAGCATCGAAGCTATTGGGAATCCTTTAGAAATACTTGATAATCTTGATTTACTGTCAAAAGTAAATCTTATATGAAAGAGTGAGATCTCAAATAGTATATTTAAAAATACAAATTTCATGCTATTATTTTAAGTAACTCCTGATACAATAGTATCAGGATGATTTGTTTTGATTAACTTTTATTCAGTATATCTCTTACTATACGAAATAGACAATGTTTTAAGCATTATAATGACAAGAGCCATAAAAATAACTACAAATGAAAAACCTATAAAAACGCCAAATAGGTCGCTAAGTTTTCCAATAATAAAATTAGCTAACATATTTATGGATGAGCTTATTGTGACAATAACGCTTATTACAACACCTGTATTCTCTTTAAATTTCTTCATCGCTAAAGCTATTGTCGTAGGATATATTATTGAATAAAACAAACCTGCAATAGACAAGAGAAATGCTAAGTCTTGATTAATCATGCTTCCTGCAACAGATGCTAGTGCCATGAATGCGAAAATATAAATGCACCTAATATATCCTATTTTTTCTACTATAAACCCTCCAAATAATCTGCCAATAGTGAATGTGGCAAAGAACAATGAAAGATATAATGAACTCCTAATGCTGCTCATACCATATGCGCCCTTAAGGTATGTAACAGCCCAGCTTCCAATTCCCACCTCAGATGCAATATAAAATCCTAACATAATAGAAAATAAGATTACATATTTATTCTTCAATATTTCAAAATAGTTCGCTTTATCTTTATTTACATACCTAGCCACACCAGGAAACTTTGTGAATAACACTACGATTAATAACATAATAGTAATAAATGCACCTATAAGGTATATGTTCTGCCATGGAATTTTCAATTGAACAAGCCTTCCTACAGCATTTGGTGAAATTGTCGCACCTACTCCATAAAAAAAATGCAGAAGATTCATCATAAGTGCTTGATTTACAACAAATGTAATTGCTGCGGTCGCATTTATACCTATCTCTAGCATTCCTAAGCCAAAATTCATGATAAAAAAGAACGTGATAAATACGGGAAAAATAGTCGATATAAAATATCCCAATATACCAGCTATAATTGCTGCAAGACCACCCATGAGAGCAGTTTTGCTGCCATATTTATTTACAAATATCCCTCCGATAAATGATGCTATTATAAAGCCGAGATTCCCAATAAAAAGCAATAGGCCTATATCTGTATAATCAATATGGTAAAATATTTTTATAGGTGCTATTACCGGCCCCTTTATATTATCAATTATTCCAATAAGCATCATTAAAAGATAATTTAGTATGATAACAAATATTTGCATCAGTAACCTCCCACATTAAGACATCCTTATAAATTATATAGCATAAAAGAGAGGAATACAACGAAAAAACCATGGTATATAACCATGGCTTTTTTACATTTTCATAAATTTATCTATATCAATAACTTTATGTTTAAGCCTTGACTCTTCAGCTGCGCTATGTGCAAAACGCCAATATGCTATATTTTAGATTTAAATCAATTGGTCAGAAAGACACTTTACAAAATTTATATATAATTAAGCCCGTATGTCCAAACAAAATTGAGAGGAAGCACTTTATTTAAAAGTTCATTCTCTTTAACATCTTCTGTATCACAAAACATCAATTCAGTAAATTCTGAGGGATTTTGTTTATAACTTTTTACTAGATTAAGGAAATTATTATAATCATCAT
This portion of the Thermoanaerobacterium sp. RBIITD genome encodes:
- a CDS encoding ABC transporter ATP-binding protein, whose protein sequence is MDIVFELKNIYYSYIKSIPALVDINFAVNKGEKLFILGANGSGKSTLLKFMDNLLSPDSGEILAFGKSILDMKNYNEYEFRRRVGFVFQDSDVQLFNTNVFDEVAFAPLQMGLKPNDVQKLVNDTLNSFGLTKLKDRPPHRLSGGEKKKVALASVIVMNPDVLLLDEPTNGLDPRSRKWLLNKLIELNMSSTTLVIATHDLDLARSLADRVIIMNESHSIEAIGNPLEILDNLDLLSKVNLI
- a CDS encoding MFS transporter, producing MQIFVIILNYLLMMLIGIIDNIKGPVIAPIKIFYHIDYTDIGLLLFIGNLGFIIASFIGGIFVNKYGSKTALMGGLAAIIAGILGYFISTIFPVFITFFFIMNFGLGMLEIGINATAAITFVVNQALMMNLLHFFYGVGATISPNAVGRLVQLKIPWQNIYLIGAFITIMLLIVVLFTKFPGVARYVNKDKANYFEILKNKYVILFSIMLGFYIASEVGIGSWAVTYLKGAYGMSSIRSSLYLSLFFATFTIGRLFGGFIVEKIGYIRCIYIFAFMALASVAGSMINQDLAFLLSIAGLFYSIIYPTTIALAMKKFKENTGVVISVIVTISSSINMLANFIIGKLSDLFGVFIGFSFVVIFMALVIIMLKTLSISYSKRYTE
- the nikR gene encoding nickel-responsive transcriptional regulator NikR encodes the protein MEEITRFGVSMEANLLTQFDKLIERKNYKNRSEAIRDLIRDYIVENQWESGNVETVGTITYVYSHEVREISDKLIDIQHGHHKNIISSMHVHLDEHNCLEVMVVIGTPNDISKIADEIISTKGVKHGKLTMTTTGKNL
- a CDS encoding PDGLE domain-containing protein, which translates into the protein MKKLYIAAAIIILLTPIGLIAPGTAWGEWGLDEIRNMVGYIPEGMGRFSEVIKAILPDYSIPGFSNNFLQSAVGYIFSAVVGIGTILIIFFILSKIMGKTEGKNE
- the cbiM gene encoding cobalt transporter CbiM; amino-acid sequence: MHIPEGYLSPETCAVMGAAMVPILATATKKVNKTFDKKDIPTMAIGSAFAFTVMMFNVPIPGGTTAHAIGATLLAITLGPWGASISLTIALLIQALFFGDGGILALGANSFNMAFLAPFVGYGIYKLLLRLKANKVISSAIGAYAGINAAALATAIELGIQPILFYASNERPLYFPYGLSQSIPAIMFAHITIAGLVEAGLTGFVVFYLMKIGEGSLLYRLSYRLRGDVK
- the cbiQ gene encoding cobalt ECF transporter T component CbiQ translates to MSNFIEKTVLSIQNTFEDMFLSDTIADKKGVMQTLDPRIKLITTIAFIIIVNFGKSISFMAVMLVYSLLLAILSRIPLKMYLFRVSTISIIFSGIVLIPSLFNIVKPGEPLLFLTRNIYITRDGIYSAIIFIMRSFISLSFVYILILSTKWVEILKALRVFRFPKIFTATLDIALRYITLLLEISSNMFLARKSRNIGKSNSSNGRKFVASSVGNLLIRSESLSNDVYNAMTSRGYIGEYITINKFKIGPFDYLWIIFNIAFVILASLLKGGIHWI